A genomic segment from Rhinatrema bivittatum chromosome 19, aRhiBiv1.1, whole genome shotgun sequence encodes:
- the ZBTB22 gene encoding zinc finger and BTB domain-containing protein 22, translating into MDSYSAIVHVDFPEMTSALLENLNQQRIEGKLCDISIHVQGQVFKAHRAVLAASSPYFHDQVLLKNMNSIVLPNVMDPVAFETVLSSAYTGKLSMVTDEIVNYLTVGSVLQMWHIVDKCSELLKEGRATSRAHSSRASENQSPSSSNYFSPREARDFGAPEHGKYARTEREGSEANDEDILFQPRAMAEKSSGRYSEAFQTSKFIVETDDDVSDGECNFRRPAYVQPSIMPQKQWVYVKKEKSQEDLVLTCEEDEDPVDAAAAAPPAVDTPGPAEGLGHPLSISDIRTLTSGETGEGKASVPGDQRLEEQVNFCESSEDFSYKAGGESPGPFSQRALMPMDMQGNQILVFPPQAPAEHRAVQMGGGGGGGGAGGGSGDSNKIFMCHCGKAFSHKSMRDRHVNMHLNLRPFDCPVCNKKFKMKHHLTEHMKTHTGLKPYECDVCNKKFMWRDSFMRHKGHCQHRHRMAMVKKEEST; encoded by the coding sequence ATGGATTCCTACAGCGCTATCGTGCACGTGGACTTCCCGGAGATGACCAGCGCCTTACTGGAGAATCTGAACCAGCAGCGCATTGAAGGCAAACTGTGCGACATCTCCATTCACGTGCAGGGTCAGGTTTTCAAGGCCCACCGGGCCGTGTTGGCAGCCTCCTCGCCTTACTTCCACGACCAAGTCCTGCTGAAGAACATGAACTCCATTGTCCTGCCCAACGTCATGGACCCGGTGGCCTTTGAGACCGTGTTGAGCTCGGCCTACACGGGGAAGCTGAGCATGGTGACGGATGAGATCGTGAACTACTTGACGGTAGGGAGCGTGCTGCAGATGTGGCACATCGTGGACAAGTGCTCGGAGCTGCTGAAGGAGGGCCGTGCCACCTCCAGGGCCCACTCGAGCCGGGCCAGCGAGAACCAGTCCCCCAGCAGCAGCAACTACTTCAGCCCTCGGGAGGCCCGGGATTTTGGGGCCCCGGAGCACGGCAAGTACGCCCGGACGGAGCGGGAGGGCTCCGAGGCCAACGACGAGGACATCCTCTTCCAGCCGCGGGCGATGGCGGAGAAAAGCTCCGGGCGCTACAGCGAGGCGTTCCAGACCAGCAAATTCATCGTGGAGACAGATGATGACGTGAGCGACGGGGAGTGCAACTTCCGTCGGCCCGCGTACGTGCAGCCCAGCATCATGCCCCAGAAGCAGTGGGTCTACGTGAAAAAGGAGAAGTCCCAGGAAGACCTGGTGCTGACCTGCGAGGAGGACGAGGACCCGGTGGACGCGGCGGCGGCGGCGCCACCTGCTGTGGACACGCCGGGCCCCGCCGAGGGCTTGGGGCACCCGCTCAGCATCAGCGACATCCGCACGCTGACCTCCGGCGAgacgggggaggggaaggccTCCGTGCCAGGCGACCAGCGGCTGGAGGAGCAGGTGAACTTCTGCGAGTCTTCGGAGGACTTCTCTTACAAAGCGGGCGGGGAGAGCCCCGGCCCCTTCTCGCAGCGGGCGCTCATGCCCATGGACATGCAGGGCAACCAGATCCTGgtgttcccgccgcaggcccccGCGGAGCACCGAGCGGTGCAGATGGGCGGGgggggcggcggcgggggcgCCGGCGGCGGCTCCGGCGACAGCAACAAGATCTTCATGTGCCACTGCGGCAAGGCCTTCTCCCACAAGAGCATGCGGGACCGGCACGTGAACATGCACCTCAACCTGAGGCCCTTCGACTGCCCCGTCTGCAACAAGAAGTTCAAGATGAAGCATCACCTGACGGAGCACATGAAGACGCACACGGGCCTGAAGCCGTACGAGTGCGACGTGTGCAACAAGAAGTTCATGTGGAGGGACAGTTTTATGCGTCACAAGGGGCACTGCCAGCACCGGCACCGCATGGCCATGGTCAAGAAGGAAGAGAGCACCTGA